The Crocosphaera subtropica ATCC 51142 genome includes a window with the following:
- a CDS encoding alpha-mannosidase, with translation MKISETIEQLRRLTQVNVQDNWLGTSEEIDINNINVDNLELMTANENDYLIWETGSQVKWLVQKFVIPEDLQGYPVQGLFIRLSLVWWAEIAEIFVNGKLVQEGDLFDSLARVLLTHFAKPGQEFLVCLRLVSPGHDIGALMKSQLIYESAYNTIDPGFVADEIAVLYNYLSRFDPEQLDFVEKSVNNIDWNCVHNRNNFNDELIKVRQQLQPLSDEIKQRHFNIVGHAHLDMAWLWTVDETWEVAERTFRSVINLQQEFNDLTFCHTTPVLYEWIENNRPDLFQQIQASYQAGTWEILGGMWVEPEVNLVSGESIVRQLLYGQKYIKEKFGSITEIAWLPDSFGFCLQLPQLFKQSGINYFVTGKLHWNSTVEFPHGAFWWRSLDGTQLLTVMSPPNVEGVMTTHPITMTNYSVKWEQQTGLKEILWIPGVGDHGGGPTRDMIEVSQRWQQSSFFPKVNFTTAKSYLDKVSNIVKNGLDIPVWDDELYLDLHRGYYTSHADQKYYNRRSEELLYQAELWSCLAAIIENKIIDNEVKNNLELAWKKVLFNQFHDILPGTAITDVFVQANKDWEAVKTIGNRILQSAFKKVVSCLKFPTIPKPEAKPIIIFNSLNWERSEIVEIDKNHEVYDLEGNQLITQVTHDNKLLFLAEEIPSMGYCVFWIVPSNSQKNKQKILQQNETIFDNGYLKVKINGTTGNIDSIYDKINDQEILRGEGNQLQSFRDQGQYWDAWNIDPNYNNYPLPNTELKSIETLETGPLRWKVRVSKKLGNSEFTQDYILQKHSATLKIKTQVNWQETYVLVKAAFPFNLTADYTSYEIPFGTIQRTNFPQTPYEKAKWEVPALRWVDLTDNSKNYGVSLLNDCKYGYDSQCDRLRLTLLKSPRWPDPTCDIGHHEFTYAIYPHQGSWQEAKTVQKARELNIPLQVMIPNHKINNQGTLPPIFSGLTIQPDNLIVSALKPAEDGSYKYILRCYECEGKPANIEMASDLDLTLGQAVNLLEEETNQNREIQPWKIASFEITKE, from the coding sequence ATGAAAATTAGCGAAACAATTGAGCAACTCCGTCGACTGACACAAGTTAATGTGCAGGATAATTGGTTAGGCACGTCAGAAGAAATAGATATCAACAATATTAATGTTGATAACTTGGAATTAATGACAGCTAATGAGAACGACTATTTAATCTGGGAAACAGGAAGTCAAGTTAAATGGTTAGTGCAAAAATTTGTTATTCCTGAAGACTTACAAGGTTATCCTGTGCAGGGACTTTTCATAAGATTATCTCTTGTTTGGTGGGCAGAAATAGCTGAAATTTTTGTTAATGGGAAGTTAGTGCAAGAAGGAGATTTATTTGATAGTTTAGCTAGAGTGTTATTAACTCATTTTGCTAAACCAGGACAAGAATTTTTAGTTTGTTTACGGTTAGTTAGTCCAGGTCATGATATTGGGGCATTAATGAAGTCCCAACTAATATATGAAAGTGCTTATAATACTATTGATCCTGGTTTTGTAGCTGATGAAATTGCTGTTTTATATAACTATTTATCTAGATTTGATCCTGAACAACTAGATTTTGTAGAAAAGAGTGTCAATAATATTGATTGGAATTGTGTTCATAATAGAAACAATTTTAATGATGAATTAATTAAAGTACGTCAACAATTACAACCCTTAAGCGATGAGATTAAACAGCGTCATTTTAACATTGTTGGCCATGCACATTTAGATATGGCTTGGTTATGGACAGTAGACGAAACCTGGGAAGTTGCCGAACGAACTTTTAGGTCAGTCATTAACTTACAACAAGAATTTAATGACCTCACATTTTGCCATACAACTCCCGTTCTTTACGAATGGATCGAAAACAATCGTCCTGACCTTTTTCAACAGATTCAAGCCTCATATCAAGCAGGTACATGGGAAATTTTAGGAGGGATGTGGGTTGAACCAGAGGTTAATTTAGTCTCAGGAGAATCCATTGTTAGACAGCTTTTATATGGACAAAAATATATCAAAGAAAAATTCGGAAGCATCACAGAGATTGCCTGGCTACCTGACAGTTTCGGATTTTGTTTACAGTTACCGCAACTATTTAAACAAAGTGGGATTAATTATTTTGTTACCGGCAAACTTCACTGGAATAGTACCGTAGAATTTCCTCATGGGGCCTTTTGGTGGCGATCGCTTGATGGCACACAATTATTAACTGTAATGTCCCCTCCGAATGTAGAAGGCGTGATGACAACTCATCCCATAACCATGACCAATTATAGTGTGAAATGGGAACAACAAACGGGGTTAAAGGAAATACTATGGATACCAGGAGTTGGAGATCATGGAGGAGGACCAACCCGTGACATGATAGAAGTGAGTCAACGTTGGCAACAGTCTTCTTTTTTCCCAAAAGTTAATTTTACAACTGCTAAAAGTTATCTAGATAAGGTTAGTAATATTGTTAAAAATGGGTTAGATATTCCTGTCTGGGACGATGAACTCTATTTAGATTTACATCGAGGTTATTATACCAGTCACGCTGATCAAAAATATTATAATCGTCGTAGCGAAGAATTGTTATATCAAGCTGAGTTATGGTCATGTTTAGCAGCCATTATTGAAAATAAAATTATCGATAATGAAGTCAAAAATAACCTAGAATTGGCTTGGAAGAAAGTCTTATTTAATCAGTTTCATGATATCTTACCAGGAACGGCAATTACGGATGTTTTTGTACAAGCAAATAAAGACTGGGAAGCAGTTAAAACTATTGGTAATCGTATTTTACAATCTGCTTTTAAAAAAGTTGTCTCTTGTCTTAAATTTCCTACTATACCTAAACCAGAGGCAAAACCTATTATTATTTTTAACTCCTTAAACTGGGAACGTTCAGAAATAGTAGAAATTGATAAAAATCATGAGGTTTATGACTTAGAAGGCAATCAATTAATTACTCAAGTTACCCATGACAATAAGTTGTTATTTTTAGCTGAAGAAATCCCTTCTATGGGTTATTGCGTTTTCTGGATAGTTCCTAGTAATAGCCAGAAAAACAAACAAAAAATATTGCAGCAAAATGAAACTATTTTCGACAATGGGTATCTGAAAGTAAAAATCAATGGTACTACAGGAAATATAGATAGTATTTATGACAAAATTAATGATCAAGAAATTTTAAGAGGAGAAGGAAACCAATTACAAAGCTTTCGAGATCAAGGACAATATTGGGATGCTTGGAATATTGACCCTAATTATAATAACTATCCCTTACCTAATACAGAATTAAAATCCATAGAAACCTTAGAAACAGGTCCTTTGCGATGGAAAGTGAGAGTCAGCAAAAAATTAGGGAACTCAGAGTTTACACAAGATTATATATTGCAGAAACATTCAGCAACTTTGAAAATAAAGACCCAAGTTAATTGGCAAGAAACCTATGTATTAGTTAAAGCAGCCTTCCCATTTAATTTAACAGCAGACTATACCAGTTATGAGATACCTTTTGGAACCATTCAACGAACCAATTTTCCTCAAACCCCTTATGAAAAAGCTAAATGGGAAGTACCAGCCTTGCGATGGGTAGATTTAACCGATAATAGTAAAAACTATGGGGTTAGCCTGTTAAATGACTGTAAATATGGCTATGATAGTCAATGCGATCGCTTGAGGCTTACCCTATTAAAAAGTCCCCGATGGCCTGATCCCACTTGTGACATAGGACATCACGAGTTTACCTATGCTATCTATCCCCATCAAGGAAGTTGGCAAGAGGCAAAAACAGTCCAAAAAGCCCGTGAATTAAATATTCCTTTGCAAGTGATGATTCCTAACCATAAAATCAATAATCAAGGAACATTACCCCCCATTTTTTCAGGGTTAACAATACAACCCGATAACTTAATTGTCTCGGCATTGAAACCCGCAGAAGATGGAAGCTATAAGTATATTTTACGCTGTTATGAATGTGAAGGAAAACCAGCCAATATTGAGATGGCAAGTGATTTAGACTTAACATTAGGTCAAGCTGTTAACTTATTAGAAGAAGAAACGAATCAGAATAGGGAGATTCAACCTTGGAAAATTGCGAGTTTTGAAATCACAAAAGAATAG
- a CDS encoding universal stress protein, translated as MNLLVAVDCSDSTQKVVKKAQEMAKTLSAKLWLIHVAQPEPDFVGYETGPQTVRNYVAETFHAEHSQIQEIAETLRKEGIEATALLIQGSTVETIIKEAEKLAVDMIIMGSHERNPISELFLGSVSKGVISQSQCPILIVPTRS; from the coding sequence ATGAATCTGCTGGTTGCTGTTGACTGTTCTGACTCTACTCAAAAAGTAGTTAAGAAAGCTCAAGAAATGGCTAAAACTTTGTCAGCAAAACTTTGGCTTATCCATGTTGCCCAACCAGAACCGGATTTTGTGGGTTATGAAACCGGACCCCAAACCGTCAGAAATTATGTAGCTGAAACCTTCCACGCTGAACATTCTCAAATTCAGGAAATAGCCGAAACATTACGCAAAGAAGGCATAGAAGCAACCGCTTTATTAATACAAGGTTCAACAGTAGAAACTATCATCAAAGAAGCGGAAAAATTAGCAGTAGATATGATTATTATGGGATCTCATGAACGTAACCCCATCTCTGAATTATTCTTAGGAAGCGTTAGTAAAGGGGTGATTTCTCAATCTCAATGTCCTATTTTGATCGTTCCCACTCGTTCATAA
- the tatC gene encoding twin-arginine translocase subunit TatC yields the protein MTQTDSQPRTEAENNRYLDEIPDEVEMSLFDHLEELRMRIFYALIAVVIGMIGCFLVVKPLVRWLEIPARGVEFLQLAPGEFFFVSIKVAGYSGLLIASPFILYQIIQFVLPGLTRRERRLLGPVVLGSGVLFFAGIAFSYWALIPAALNFFISYGADVVEQSWSIDRYFEFVLLLMFSTGIAFQIPVIQLILGQLGIVSSQQMLKGWRVVILVSVILGAILTPSTDPLTQSLLASAVLGLYFGGIGLVKLSGK from the coding sequence ATGACCCAAACCGATAGTCAACCCCGTACCGAAGCTGAAAATAATAGGTATCTCGACGAAATACCTGATGAAGTGGAGATGTCATTATTTGATCACCTTGAAGAACTACGGATGCGTATTTTTTATGCTTTAATTGCCGTAGTCATTGGCATGATTGGCTGTTTTCTTGTGGTCAAACCTCTAGTCAGATGGTTAGAAATTCCGGCCCGAGGAGTCGAATTTTTACAATTAGCCCCTGGAGAGTTCTTTTTTGTTTCGATTAAAGTAGCTGGTTATAGCGGTTTATTGATAGCGAGTCCCTTCATTCTTTATCAGATTATTCAGTTTGTTTTACCCGGTTTAACTCGGCGGGAACGCCGTTTATTAGGCCCTGTAGTGTTGGGATCAGGTGTGTTATTTTTTGCCGGCATTGCTTTTTCTTATTGGGCTTTAATTCCGGCTGCGTTAAACTTTTTTATTAGTTATGGGGCCGATGTTGTTGAACAATCTTGGTCAATTGATCGTTATTTTGAATTTGTTTTATTATTAATGTTTAGTACAGGGATAGCATTTCAAATTCCTGTGATTCAATTAATTTTAGGACAGTTGGGCATTGTATCATCTCAACAGATGTTAAAAGGATGGCGGGTGGTGATTTTAGTATCGGTGATTTTAGGGGCAATTTTAACACCTTCGACTGATCCGTTGACTCAATCTTTATTAGCGTCTGCTGTATTAGGGTTATATTTTGGCGGTATTGGTTTGGTTAAATTAAGTGGAAAATAG
- a CDS encoding diguanylate cyclase, translated as MDNLISQLFSHHQYIPHGHCYLWQPSLLWLHIISDGLIAIAYFSIPIILLYFIRQRKDMPFQGIVILFGTFILSCGTTHVFSIITLWIPIYWLSGAIKSFTAMISLYTAIALIPIVPKALALRSPYELEVLNCELESKIKEKETAEKIIRQLNEQLESRVKQRTAELEQINRKLQVEVKERENAENALRENQRFTQRIADLTPNLLYIYDLIDNKTVYCNRFITEILGYTLPEIKQMKADIFSCLIHPDDQDKMKQYRQRCMNLRDDSYLEIECRLKDSQNNWHWIQTRKTVFSRTPEQKSKQILTIASDITLKKETELSIKKVNQQLAERVKELEDRTQEMILLGEMTDFLQACLSISEAETTLSDLLKPIFPDFSGAVFTLKASRDLLELVASWGDSVNTNNIISPDQCWGLRRGTSHLGKTHSPNLYCHHIQESESIGNTICVPMIAQGDTLGLLYLHSGSVEVITPSQKRLAEAISKQIAISLANLKLRETLQYQSFRDPLTGLFNRRYLDASIDREFHRVVRENKPLGIIMVDVDHFKQFNDTFGHDAGDIVLKRIGTFLQENVRQSDIACRFGGEEFTIILPHASLENAIERAEQLRLGIKQLHIQYGNQSLGLITVSLGVSAFPNHGENPRELLQNADLALYQAKEQGRDRVISVDLIR; from the coding sequence ATGGACAATTTGATCAGTCAACTCTTTTCTCATCATCAATATATTCCCCATGGACACTGTTATTTATGGCAACCGTCTTTACTATGGTTACATATTATTTCTGATGGTTTGATTGCTATTGCTTATTTTTCTATACCTATTATTTTGTTATATTTTATTCGTCAACGAAAAGATATGCCGTTTCAAGGAATTGTTATTCTATTTGGGACGTTTATTTTATCCTGTGGAACCACTCATGTTTTTTCTATTATTACACTCTGGATACCCATTTATTGGCTATCGGGAGCTATTAAAAGCTTTACGGCTATGATTTCTCTTTATACAGCTATTGCTTTAATTCCTATTGTTCCTAAAGCCTTAGCCTTACGTTCTCCTTATGAGTTAGAAGTCTTAAATTGTGAATTAGAATCAAAAATAAAAGAAAAAGAAACAGCAGAAAAAATCATTCGTCAACTCAATGAACAATTAGAAAGTAGAGTTAAACAAAGAACAGCAGAATTAGAACAAATTAATAGGAAATTACAAGTAGAAGTCAAAGAACGGGAAAATGCTGAAAATGCTTTAAGAGAAAATCAAAGATTTACTCAACGCATTGCTGATTTAACCCCAAACCTTTTATATATTTATGATTTAATTGACAATAAAACTGTCTATTGTAACCGTTTTATCACAGAAATTTTAGGCTATACTTTGCCAGAAATAAAGCAAATGAAAGCAGACATCTTTTCCTGTTTAATTCATCCTGATGATCAAGATAAAATGAAACAGTATCGGCAACGATGTATGAATCTGAGGGATGATAGCTATTTAGAAATAGAATGCCGTCTCAAAGATAGCCAAAATAATTGGCATTGGATTCAAACAAGAAAAACAGTATTTAGTCGGACTCCTGAACAAAAATCGAAGCAGATTTTAACGATCGCTTCTGATATTACCCTAAAAAAAGAAACAGAACTATCCATCAAAAAAGTCAATCAACAACTAGCAGAAAGAGTTAAAGAATTAGAAGATCGCACCCAAGAAATGATCTTATTAGGAGAAATGACCGATTTTTTACAAGCTTGTTTATCTATCTCAGAAGCAGAAACGACTTTATCAGATTTATTAAAACCCATATTTCCCGATTTTTCAGGGGCAGTGTTTACCCTAAAAGCATCTCGTGATTTACTAGAATTAGTCGCTAGTTGGGGAGATAGTGTAAATACTAATAATATTATTAGTCCTGACCAGTGTTGGGGTTTACGACGAGGAACTTCCCACTTAGGAAAGACGCATTCGCCTAATTTATATTGTCATCATATTCAAGAAAGCGAGTCTATTGGTAATACGATTTGTGTTCCTATGATAGCGCAAGGAGATACCTTAGGATTACTTTACTTGCATTCGGGATCAGTAGAAGTAATCACCCCTAGTCAAAAGCGTTTGGCAGAGGCAATATCTAAACAAATTGCTATTTCTTTAGCTAATTTAAAACTCAGAGAAACCTTACAGTATCAAAGCTTCCGAGATCCCTTAACTGGACTTTTCAACCGTCGTTATTTAGATGCTTCCATTGATCGAGAATTCCATCGAGTGGTTCGTGAAAATAAACCGTTAGGAATTATCATGGTAGATGTGGATCATTTTAAACAGTTTAATGATACGTTTGGTCATGATGCAGGGGATATTGTTTTAAAAAGGATTGGCACATTTTTACAAGAAAATGTCCGTCAGTCAGATATTGCTTGTCGTTTTGGTGGGGAAGAATTCACCATTATTTTGCCCCATGCTTCCCTAGAAAATGCCATAGAAAGGGCTGAACAACTAAGGTTAGGGATCAAACAATTACACATTCAATACGGAAACCAATCTTTAGGATTAATTACGGTTTCTTTAGGAGTTTCTGCTTTCCCTAATCATGGAGAAAATCCCAGAGAATTACTACAAAATGCTGATTTGGCTTTATATCAAGCAAAAGAACAAGGACGCGATCGCGTTATTTCCGTTGACTTGATCAGATAA
- a CDS encoding sucrose-phosphate phosphatase, protein MADFLLVTDLDQTLVGDDTALIILNELLQKKRREYDIKIVYSTGRSLELYDQLNQEKYLLSPDALITSVGTEIYFNPIKDNFDLQWANQVSENWDREAVFSVASHFADLVLQPLSEQTPFKVSYYLSENIAQEVIPRLKADLAREKLETQVIYSASYTLDILPKNGGKGAAVQYLRGKWNLSADKTVVCGDSGNDITLFQGEERGIIVGNAKSELLQWYYNHKTPFRYLAKQHCAKGILEGLNHFGFITT, encoded by the coding sequence ATGGCAGATTTTTTATTAGTCACTGATCTCGATCAAACCCTAGTTGGTGATGATACAGCATTAATTATTCTTAATGAACTATTACAAAAAAAACGACGAGAATATGATATAAAAATCGTCTATTCCACAGGGCGATCGCTGGAACTTTATGATCAACTTAATCAAGAAAAATATCTCTTATCTCCAGATGCTTTAATTACCTCTGTGGGAACCGAAATATATTTTAATCCTATCAAAGATAATTTTGACTTACAATGGGCTAATCAAGTCTCTGAAAATTGGGATCGAGAAGCGGTATTTTCTGTTGCGAGTCACTTTGCTGACTTAGTATTACAACCTTTATCCGAACAAACCCCATTTAAAGTTAGTTATTATTTATCTGAGAATATAGCTCAAGAAGTTATACCCCGATTAAAAGCAGATTTAGCCAGAGAAAAGTTAGAAACTCAAGTGATTTATAGTGCCAGCTATACTTTAGATATTCTACCTAAAAATGGAGGCAAAGGAGCAGCTGTACAATACTTACGAGGAAAATGGAACCTGAGTGCAGATAAAACTGTTGTTTGTGGTGATTCGGGTAACGATATTACCCTATTTCAAGGAGAAGAAAGAGGGATCATTGTTGGCAATGCCAAATCTGAACTTCTACAATGGTATTACAATCATAAAACCCCATTTCGGTACTTAGCCAAACAACATTGTGCTAAAGGAATTTTAGAAGGTTTGAATCATTTTGGATTTATTACAACTTAA
- the ruvA gene encoding Holliday junction branch migration protein RuvA codes for MISYLKGSPIEVIKNTNNRVILVLEVNEIGYELQIPSKLGREISQEKLDTIQIFTHVQIKEDQQILYGFSTTAERELFRQLISVSGIGAQSAIALIDTLGLEELVQAIVTGNIRILSQPSGIGRKTAERIALELRTKLSQWRKMVGVTVTSSAAMPSLEILEDIEMTLLALGYTNEEINKAISTLSQDNLMLKNTNTEEWIKEAIAWLSQGT; via the coding sequence GTGATTAGTTATTTAAAAGGTAGTCCTATCGAAGTAATTAAAAATACCAATAACCGTGTAATATTGGTGTTAGAAGTCAATGAAATTGGCTACGAACTACAAATTCCTTCAAAATTGGGACGAGAGATTTCTCAAGAAAAATTAGATACCATTCAAATTTTTACCCATGTACAAATTAAAGAGGATCAGCAAATTTTATATGGCTTTTCTACTACAGCAGAACGAGAATTATTCCGTCAATTAATCAGTGTCAGTGGTATTGGCGCACAATCAGCTATTGCTTTAATTGATACTTTGGGATTAGAAGAATTAGTACAAGCCATTGTCACAGGCAACATTAGAATTTTATCTCAACCCTCAGGAATTGGTAGAAAAACCGCCGAAAGAATTGCCTTAGAATTGAGAACCAAACTATCACAATGGCGAAAAATGGTAGGAGTTACCGTTACCTCTTCTGCTGCCATGCCATCCTTAGAAATTTTAGAAGACATTGAGATGACCTTGTTAGCATTAGGGTATACTAATGAAGAGATCAATAAAGCCATTTCTACTTTAAGTCAAGACAATTTGATGTTAAAAAATACTAATACAGAAGAATGGATTAAAGAAGCGATCGCTTGGTTAAGTCAAGGAACATAA
- the purL gene encoding phosphoribosylformylglycinamidine synthase subunit PurL produces the protein MTAPFTPEEIAAEGIKPSEYEEIVKRLGRHPNKAELGMFGVMWSEHCCYKNSRPLLKNFPTEGDRILVGPGENAGVVDLGEGLRLAFKIESHNHPSAVEPFQGAATGVGGILRDIFTMGARPIASLNSLRFGDLENAKTRRIFSGVVEGISHYGNCVGVPTVGGEIYFNAAYNGNPLVNAMALGLMETKDIVKSGASGIGNPVLYVGSTTGRDGMGGASFASAELTDQSMDDRPAVQVGDPFLEKSLIEACLEAFKTGAVVAAQDMGAAGITCSTSEMAANGGVGIELDLDKIPVRETGMVPYEYLLSESQERMLFVAQKGREQELIDIFHRWELQAVVAGEVIKEPIVRILFKGEIAAEIPANALADNTPIYHRELIETPPEYAQKAWEWKEDSLPSCTAEGIEIEGELKTWNNVLLTLLDTPSIASKKWVYRQYDHQVQNNTVILPGGADAAVIRVRPIDAKPDTCKIGVAATTDCNSRYVYLDPLEGAKAAVAEAARNLSCVGAEPLAITDNLNFGSPENPIGYWQLALACQGISQGCKEMNTPVTGGNVSLYNETVDSQGNPTPIYPTPVIGMVGLIPDITKVCGQGWQNEGDIIYLLGVDKNPTLGASEYLATIHEIVAGKPPKVDFDNERLVQEICRKGISQGWIKSAHDCADGGLSVALAECCISSTLGAEIQLNAKEKIRLDSLLFGEVCGQIIVSVSLENQQEWESYLQENLGKNWQKVGTVVSDQLKVTLSDNSSVIHVTVEAMINMWSNSIERRLKS, from the coding sequence ATGACCGCCCCCTTTACCCCCGAAGAAATAGCCGCAGAAGGCATCAAACCCTCTGAATATGAAGAAATCGTCAAACGGTTAGGAAGACACCCCAACAAAGCAGAATTAGGGATGTTTGGGGTCATGTGGTCAGAACATTGTTGTTATAAAAATTCTCGTCCGCTGTTGAAGAATTTTCCCACAGAAGGCGATCGCATTTTAGTGGGGCCAGGGGAAAATGCAGGGGTCGTTGACTTAGGAGAAGGATTAAGATTAGCCTTTAAAATAGAGTCCCATAACCACCCCTCTGCCGTGGAACCATTTCAGGGTGCAGCCACCGGAGTTGGAGGGATTTTAAGGGATATTTTTACTATGGGGGCCCGTCCCATTGCTAGTTTAAATTCCCTGCGGTTTGGAGACTTAGAAAATGCCAAAACCAGACGCATTTTTTCAGGCGTTGTTGAGGGGATATCCCACTATGGTAACTGTGTTGGCGTACCAACAGTTGGGGGAGAAATTTACTTTAATGCTGCTTACAATGGTAATCCCTTAGTGAATGCGATGGCCTTAGGTTTAATGGAGACAAAAGACATCGTAAAATCTGGGGCTTCAGGAATAGGAAATCCTGTCTTATATGTCGGGTCAACCACCGGCAGAGATGGCATGGGTGGGGCGAGTTTTGCCAGTGCAGAATTAACGGATCAATCCATGGATGATCGACCAGCGGTTCAAGTGGGTGATCCCTTCTTAGAAAAGTCTTTAATTGAAGCTTGTTTAGAGGCATTTAAAACCGGTGCAGTAGTAGCAGCGCAGGACATGGGAGCAGCTGGAATTACCTGTTCCACCTCTGAAATGGCCGCAAATGGAGGGGTTGGCATTGAATTGGACTTAGATAAAATTCCCGTACGAGAAACAGGAATGGTTCCCTACGAATACCTCTTATCGGAGTCTCAAGAACGGATGTTATTTGTTGCTCAAAAAGGCAGAGAACAGGAATTAATCGATATTTTTCATCGTTGGGAACTCCAAGCAGTGGTAGCAGGAGAAGTCATAAAAGAACCTATCGTTAGAATACTCTTCAAAGGAGAAATTGCAGCCGAAATTCCCGCTAATGCGTTAGCCGATAATACCCCTATTTATCATCGAGAATTAATAGAAACTCCTCCCGAATATGCCCAGAAAGCATGGGAATGGAAAGAAGACAGTTTACCCAGTTGTACAGCAGAAGGGATAGAGATAGAAGGAGAGTTAAAAACCTGGAATAATGTTCTTTTAACCCTCTTAGATACTCCTTCTATTGCCTCTAAAAAATGGGTTTATCGTCAATACGATCATCAAGTTCAAAATAACACCGTTATTTTACCCGGTGGGGCCGATGCTGCGGTGATTCGGGTGCGTCCTATTGATGCTAAACCTGATACTTGTAAAATAGGGGTGGCTGCTACCACTGATTGTAATTCCCGTTATGTCTATTTAGACCCCTTAGAAGGGGCAAAAGCAGCCGTAGCAGAAGCAGCCAGAAACCTCAGTTGTGTAGGGGCTGAACCCTTAGCTATTACTGATAATTTGAATTTCGGCAGTCCTGAAAATCCTATTGGTTATTGGCAATTAGCCCTAGCTTGTCAAGGCATTTCCCAAGGATGCAAAGAAATGAATACTCCTGTTACGGGGGGCAATGTTTCTCTCTATAACGAAACAGTTGATAGTCAAGGAAATCCTACCCCAATTTATCCTACTCCTGTAATTGGAATGGTGGGATTAATACCTGATATTACCAAAGTTTGTGGACAAGGTTGGCAAAATGAAGGGGATATTATTTATTTATTAGGGGTTGACAAAAATCCCACTTTAGGGGCATCTGAATATTTAGCAACAATTCATGAGATTGTGGCAGGAAAACCGCCAAAAGTTGACTTTGATAATGAACGTTTAGTCCAAGAAATATGTCGTAAAGGAATTAGTCAAGGTTGGATAAAATCTGCCCATGATTGTGCAGATGGAGGCTTAAGTGTTGCTTTAGCTGAATGTTGTATAAGTAGCACTTTAGGAGCAGAGATTCAACTAAATGCTAAAGAAAAAATACGATTAGATAGTTTACTATTTGGCGAAGTGTGCGGACAAATTATTGTATCTGTAAGTCTTGAAAATCAGCAAGAATGGGAAAGTTATCTACAGGAAAATTTAGGTAAAAATTGGCAAAAAGTTGGCACAGTTGTATCCGATCAACTCAAAGTTACTTTGTCTGATAATTCATCAGTTATTCATGTAACAGTCGAAGCAATGATTAATATGTGGTCAAATTCCATTGAAAGAAGATTAAAAAGTTAA